In one window of Lacticaseibacillus casei DSM 20011 = JCM 1134 = ATCC 393 DNA:
- a CDS encoding lipoate--protein ligase family protein — MDLTSLAGQQAAIFQQDFTKEEAPLSFAHTNALLAHPELHPPLMLHFWTAEQTVILGMQDLKLPQFGHGLPVLASDHYGVFVRNSGGLAVIADSGVLNVSLFLPNEDYLSIDTAYDMMTALFRTAFPSLPIATSEIIHSYCPGKYDLSVHGRKFAGMAQRRNHAGVVVMLYCSIFGDQNARCDLLRRFYRAGHASASPHFKFPIIRSETMTTLSDLLGRPLTRNEAILALLNALAANGIAADMNSMPAILRDPAYHKALAAATADLRNRNRHLS, encoded by the coding sequence ATGGACCTGACGTCGCTGGCTGGACAACAAGCTGCCATTTTCCAACAGGATTTCACCAAAGAAGAAGCTCCGCTCAGCTTTGCCCATACCAATGCCCTGTTAGCACATCCTGAGTTGCACCCACCGCTAATGCTGCATTTTTGGACAGCCGAGCAAACCGTGATCCTTGGAATGCAGGATTTAAAATTACCGCAATTCGGGCACGGCTTGCCAGTCCTCGCCAGTGATCATTACGGCGTCTTTGTTCGTAATTCCGGCGGTTTGGCAGTGATTGCCGATAGCGGCGTCTTGAATGTCTCACTTTTTTTACCTAATGAAGACTACCTATCCATCGACACTGCCTACGATATGATGACCGCTCTTTTTCGAACGGCATTTCCGAGCCTGCCCATTGCCACCAGCGAAATTATTCATTCGTATTGTCCTGGCAAATACGACCTCAGTGTTCACGGGCGAAAGTTTGCCGGGATGGCCCAGCGACGCAATCATGCTGGTGTCGTCGTCATGCTGTATTGCAGCATCTTCGGTGATCAAAATGCCCGGTGCGACTTATTACGCCGCTTCTATCGGGCAGGACATGCCAGCGCCAGTCCACACTTCAAGTTTCCAATTATTCGTTCTGAAACCATGACCACGCTCAGCGATTTGCTGGGTCGTCCGCTGACCCGCAACGAAGCCATTTTAGCACTGTTAAATGCTTTGGCTGCTAATGGCATTGCCGCAGATATGAACTCGATGCCGGCGATTTTACGCGATCCTGCCTACCACAAGGCACTCGCTGCGGCCACTGCGGATCTGCGCAATCGCAATCGTCATTTATCATAA
- a CDS encoding HD domain-containing protein produces the protein MQFEKLPREKVFRDPVHNYIHVQHRVILDLINTPEFQRLRRIKQLGVSDYVFQGAEHTRFAHSLGVYEIAREMCDNFVTNYPSKTPGDGLWDDRERPVVLCAALLHDIGHGAYSHTFEHIFNTDHEAITRAILTDPHTNVNRILRSVSSDFPERVASVINHTYPNPQVVQMISSQIDADRMDYLLHDAYYTGTKYGLFDLSRILRVMRPYSDGIAYEANGMHAVEDYVVSRFQMYQQVYFHPVSRGMEVILSHLLKRAKFLYESGQFEPGFSPRLLVPFFEQSFTLSDYLKLDDGVLNTYFTYWLDYPDSILSDFADRFLNRRPLKSVTFTDQTAELLPKLRHLVTEAGFDAQYYTAENDSFDLPYDQYDPASANPKTQIEIMQKDGTLEELSTLSPLVAALSGRATGDKRFYFPKEMLATEDSNLFSSIYEKFQHYLLNGGVIDPHLHD, from the coding sequence ATGCAATTTGAAAAATTACCGCGCGAAAAAGTTTTTCGCGATCCGGTTCATAATTATATTCACGTGCAGCATCGCGTGATTCTTGATTTGATCAATACGCCGGAGTTTCAGCGTTTGCGCCGGATTAAGCAGTTAGGCGTTTCGGACTATGTATTCCAAGGGGCCGAGCATACCCGGTTTGCGCATTCGTTAGGGGTTTATGAAATTGCCCGTGAAATGTGCGACAATTTTGTCACGAATTACCCTAGCAAAACGCCGGGAGACGGCCTTTGGGATGATCGGGAGCGCCCCGTTGTTCTGTGTGCCGCACTGCTGCACGATATTGGCCATGGCGCCTATTCCCACACTTTTGAGCATATCTTCAATACTGATCACGAAGCCATTACCCGCGCCATTCTTACGGATCCGCATACCAACGTCAACCGTATTTTGCGCAGTGTTAGTTCCGATTTTCCAGAGCGAGTAGCTTCGGTCATCAACCATACTTATCCGAATCCACAAGTCGTCCAGATGATTTCCAGTCAAATCGACGCCGACCGGATGGATTATCTGTTGCATGATGCTTACTATACCGGAACTAAATATGGTTTGTTCGATTTGTCTCGCATTTTGCGGGTCATGCGGCCTTACTCAGACGGCATTGCGTATGAAGCCAATGGGATGCATGCGGTTGAAGACTATGTTGTCAGTCGCTTCCAAATGTATCAGCAAGTCTATTTCCACCCGGTATCGCGCGGGATGGAAGTTATCTTGTCCCACTTGCTGAAACGCGCCAAGTTTCTTTATGAGTCTGGCCAGTTCGAACCGGGTTTTTCGCCACGATTATTAGTGCCATTCTTTGAACAGTCATTTACCTTAAGCGATTATCTCAAGTTGGATGACGGCGTGCTCAATACCTACTTTACTTACTGGCTCGATTATCCAGACAGCATTCTGAGTGACTTTGCCGATCGCTTTCTGAACCGGCGGCCGCTTAAGTCAGTCACCTTCACCGATCAAACGGCTGAACTGCTGCCGAAACTGCGCCACCTAGTGACAGAAGCCGGCTTTGACGCCCAGTACTACACAGCGGAAAATGACAGCTTCGATTTGCCATACGATCAATATGATCCGGCCTCTGCCAATCCGAAAACTCAAATCGAAATCATGCAAAAAGACGGCACCCTCGAGGAGTTGTCGACTTTATCCCCGTTGGTGGCCGCGCTTAGTGGTCGGGCTACCGGTGATAAACGATTCTATTTTCCAAAAGAAATGCTCGCCACCGAGGACAGCAATCTTTTTTCATCGATTTATGAAAAGTTCCAGCATTACCTACTAAATGGCGGCGTTATTGACCCCCACTTGCACGATTAG
- a CDS encoding YdcF family protein: MIVQETLFVFSIPIVLGIIFAISFTVEPRRLINGWLFNLFAVAFLFALALAILGSSNLLLISVTGTLFIITVLIVILIFTLHLFWLLWNAILVWRREGHSLSNMLTLYIAIGLLLLEIAASFGRRFIPEPIYITLAVFFSFGGLYVLLTLYNFLTVLILYNLRPQPHNRTFLIVLGAGLLHGDQVSPLLASRIDTAIKFYHKQIKKGRPAPRIIFSGGKGGDETISEALAMQRYALGKGIPEKDTLLEDKSTTTLENMTFSKRLITQEVGEAPYKASFFTNNYHLFRAGIYARMAGIDANGVGGNTSFYFLPNAVIREYLALVVLYKRRHAVAFGIIVFMALAQLLRAC, encoded by the coding sequence ATGATTGTTCAGGAAACATTATTTGTTTTTTCAATCCCCATCGTGCTGGGAATCATCTTCGCCATCAGCTTTACGGTTGAGCCGCGCCGTCTGATTAATGGCTGGTTGTTCAACCTGTTTGCTGTTGCCTTCTTATTCGCACTGGCATTAGCCATTTTAGGGTCAAGTAATCTTCTGTTGATTTCGGTTACGGGTACCCTCTTCATCATCACAGTGTTGATCGTCATTCTCATATTCACCTTACACTTGTTCTGGCTGCTGTGGAACGCCATCTTGGTTTGGCGGCGTGAAGGCCATTCATTGAGCAACATGCTGACGCTTTACATCGCCATCGGATTACTTTTGCTGGAAATCGCCGCTTCATTCGGACGCCGTTTTATTCCAGAGCCGATCTACATCACTTTAGCTGTTTTCTTCAGCTTCGGCGGTCTGTATGTCCTGTTGACACTTTACAACTTCCTGACGGTACTAATTCTGTATAACCTGCGTCCCCAGCCGCACAATCGCACGTTTCTCATCGTGCTCGGTGCCGGGCTGTTGCATGGTGACCAGGTTTCGCCATTGCTCGCTAGCCGCATCGACACCGCCATCAAGTTTTATCATAAGCAGATTAAAAAAGGCCGCCCGGCTCCGCGAATTATTTTTTCCGGGGGCAAGGGTGGCGACGAAACGATTTCCGAAGCACTGGCCATGCAGCGCTATGCTTTGGGAAAAGGCATCCCTGAAAAGGATACCTTGTTAGAAGACAAGTCAACGACGACGCTGGAAAATATGACCTTTTCCAAACGCCTGATTACGCAGGAAGTCGGCGAAGCACCGTATAAGGCTAGCTTCTTTACCAACAACTACCACCTTTTCCGTGCCGGTATTTACGCGCGCATGGCCGGCATTGATGCCAATGGCGTTGGCGGTAACACCTCCTTTTACTTTCTGCCTAATGCGGTTATCCGCGAATATCTTGCCTTGGTGGTGCTGTACAAACGGCGGCATGCCGTTGCGTTTGGCATTATTGTGTTCATGGCCCTTGCTCAGCTACTGAGGGCATGCTAA
- a CDS encoding NUDIX hydrolase — MIDPVFGRKDPKLDYHTRIGAYGVIPDHSGARLLILQAPNHALFLPGGGVEKGETPQATLARELLEEFGATVHVTKELGKSSEYFYSHHRQTAYYHPATFFACDELAFVQDPLETFNTLMLMPIDLALAELKRPTHRWAVAKWLAQQPKR, encoded by the coding sequence ATGATTGATCCAGTGTTTGGTCGAAAAGATCCTAAGTTAGATTATCACACCCGAATTGGCGCGTATGGCGTGATTCCGGACCACAGCGGTGCACGATTGCTGATTTTACAAGCCCCGAACCATGCGTTGTTTTTACCGGGTGGCGGGGTTGAAAAAGGCGAAACGCCTCAAGCGACTTTGGCGCGCGAGTTGCTTGAGGAATTTGGTGCAACGGTTCACGTGACCAAAGAACTGGGCAAGTCGTCAGAATATTTTTATTCCCACCATCGGCAAACCGCGTATTACCATCCGGCAACCTTTTTTGCCTGTGATGAGCTGGCATTTGTCCAAGATCCCTTGGAAACGTTCAATACGTTGATGCTGATGCCCATCGATCTGGCACTGGCAGAACTCAAGCGTCCGACGCATCGCTGGGCCGTTGCCAAATGGCTGGCCCAACAACCTAAACGCTGA
- the mscL gene encoding large-conductance mechanosensitive channel protein MscL produces MLKEFQKFIMRGNVLDLAVGVIIGSAFTGLVKSLTKNLINPILSMFAGKTDLSGLSFTLLGAKFTYGDFLNDVINFLIIAFVVFLIVRSVNRFLPAKPAKPAGPTQTELLEEIRDLLKDQDAKAKN; encoded by the coding sequence ATGTTAAAAGAATTCCAGAAATTCATCATGCGCGGTAACGTCTTGGATCTTGCTGTCGGGGTTATCATCGGGAGTGCTTTTACCGGCTTAGTCAAGTCCTTGACAAAGAATCTGATCAACCCGATTCTGTCCATGTTTGCCGGCAAAACCGATTTGAGCGGTTTGTCGTTCACGCTGTTAGGTGCCAAGTTTACATACGGCGATTTTCTGAACGATGTGATCAACTTTTTGATCATTGCCTTTGTCGTCTTCTTAATCGTGCGCAGCGTCAATCGCTTCCTCCCTGCCAAGCCGGCAAAACCCGCTGGCCCGACACAAACCGAATTGCTTGAAGAAATTCGCGATCTCTTGAAGGACCAGGATGCTAAGGCTAAAAATTAA
- a CDS encoding CTP synthase → MTKYIFVTGGVVSSLGKGIVAASLGRLLKNRGLKITIQKFDPYINVDPGTMNPYQHGEVFVTDDGAETDLDLGHYERFIDINLNKYSNVTTGKIYSEVLQRERRGEYLGATVQVIPHITNMIKEKIMRAAKHSDSDVIITEIGGTVGDIESLPFLEAIRQMKRDVGSDNVFYIHASLVPYLRAADEMKTKPTQHSVKELRSIGIQPNMLVVRTEKPITEDMKKKIALFTDVPENAVIESRDAKTLYSVPLALQAQKMDQIVVDHFGFDVPAADMTEWMKLEHKVQHLTHHTKIALVGKYVALKDAYISVAEALKHAGYYWDSDIDLEMFQAEDVNDDNVESLLQGFDGILVPGGFGDRGLEGKIAAIRYARENDIPFLGICLGMQMASIEFARNVLGLKGAGTTETHPDVKDPVIDLMRDQVGVKNLGGTLRLGLYPCVLKPGSVAAKAYDNVHEIQKRHRHRYEFNTKYRKPMEDKGLVFSGVSPDNRLMEIIEYPKNKFFVASQYHPEFQSRPNKPEGLFKAFIQSAGDFKN, encoded by the coding sequence ATGACCAAGTATATTTTTGTTACCGGTGGGGTCGTATCGTCATTAGGTAAAGGGATCGTTGCCGCATCCCTAGGTCGTTTGTTGAAGAATCGTGGTTTGAAGATCACCATTCAAAAATTCGATCCGTACATCAATGTTGACCCAGGCACCATGAATCCTTATCAGCATGGTGAAGTGTTCGTCACCGATGATGGCGCCGAGACTGACCTCGACCTTGGCCATTATGAACGGTTCATCGATATTAACCTGAACAAGTATAGCAATGTCACAACCGGGAAGATTTATTCTGAAGTTTTGCAACGTGAACGCCGCGGCGAATACCTTGGTGCGACCGTTCAGGTAATCCCCCACATCACCAACATGATTAAAGAGAAGATCATGCGCGCCGCTAAGCACAGCGATTCCGATGTGATCATCACGGAAATCGGCGGAACGGTTGGCGATATCGAGTCCTTGCCGTTTCTCGAAGCAATTCGGCAGATGAAGCGCGATGTCGGCTCGGATAATGTTTTCTACATCCATGCCAGTCTGGTGCCTTATTTGCGGGCAGCCGACGAAATGAAGACCAAGCCGACCCAGCACAGTGTCAAAGAGCTGCGCAGCATCGGTATCCAGCCGAACATGCTCGTTGTTCGGACCGAAAAGCCGATCACGGAAGACATGAAGAAGAAAATCGCGTTGTTTACCGATGTGCCGGAAAATGCCGTGATTGAATCCCGAGACGCCAAAACGCTTTACTCCGTTCCGTTAGCATTGCAGGCGCAAAAAATGGATCAGATCGTCGTTGATCATTTTGGCTTTGATGTACCGGCCGCTGATATGACTGAGTGGATGAAACTTGAGCATAAGGTTCAGCATTTGACCCACCACACCAAAATTGCGTTGGTCGGTAAATATGTTGCGTTAAAAGATGCCTATATCTCCGTTGCCGAAGCGCTCAAACATGCCGGTTATTATTGGGACTCCGATATTGATTTGGAAATGTTCCAAGCAGAAGATGTCAATGATGATAACGTCGAAAGCCTGCTGCAAGGCTTTGATGGCATCTTGGTTCCTGGCGGCTTCGGCGATCGCGGCTTAGAAGGTAAAATTGCGGCTATTCGTTACGCGCGCGAAAATGATATTCCATTCTTAGGCATTTGCCTCGGCATGCAGATGGCATCAATCGAATTTGCCCGGAATGTTTTGGGACTTAAAGGTGCCGGTACGACCGAAACCCATCCTGATGTCAAGGATCCGGTCATTGACTTGATGCGCGACCAGGTTGGCGTGAAGAACCTCGGTGGGACGCTGCGGCTTGGCCTTTATCCATGCGTGCTTAAGCCTGGTTCCGTTGCAGCTAAGGCGTACGACAATGTTCATGAAATCCAGAAGCGTCATCGTCATCGCTATGAGTTCAACACCAAGTATCGCAAGCCGATGGAAGACAAAGGCTTAGTATTTTCCGGTGTTAGCCCGGACAACCGCTTGATGGAAATCATTGAATATCCGAAGAACAAATTCTTTGTTGCTTCCCAGTATCACCCGGAATTCCAGTCACGTCCGAATAAACCTGAAGGCTTGTTTAAGGCCTTTATCCAATCGGCTGGCGATTTTAAAAATTAA
- a CDS encoding DUF1934 domain-containing protein — MDLSQGVPIQIHLETFVTQGDDTETHVFDEPGTLVQMGNALYIRYQEVDEDAGTSMPVTMKLRDDGDIQLSRGSSNGDTQLKLFFANEKRVLTRYRTPYGIIPVETVTPRIDARMTTDPVAGEIYVEYELFANHQHLGNYRLRLQFKA; from the coding sequence ATGGATCTTTCACAAGGAGTGCCGATTCAAATTCACCTTGAGACGTTTGTCACGCAAGGTGATGACACTGAGACACATGTTTTTGATGAACCAGGAACGTTGGTTCAAATGGGCAACGCACTGTATATTCGATATCAAGAAGTCGATGAAGACGCTGGAACCAGTATGCCGGTGACCATGAAACTGCGCGATGACGGCGACATTCAGCTTTCGCGCGGCAGCAGCAATGGCGATACGCAATTGAAGCTTTTCTTTGCCAACGAAAAGCGGGTTTTGACGCGCTATCGAACACCATATGGCATTATTCCGGTGGAGACAGTCACCCCGCGTATTGATGCCCGCATGACAACCGATCCGGTAGCAGGCGAGATTTACGTTGAGTATGAGTTGTTCGCAAATCACCAACATCTGGGAAATTATCGGTTAAGATTGCAATTCAAGGCATGA
- a CDS encoding ASCH domain-containing protein yields the protein MKMGLMHDQFELVREGSKTIEIRLNDQKRQQLRVGDPIVFEDLTTQQRLSKQVAKLEKFVSFVQLYDHYQGIVVGSAPTDSVAKMVSDTYRIYSKQQEAEHGVLAIHLE from the coding sequence TTGAAAATGGGGCTCATGCACGATCAATTTGAGCTGGTACGAGAAGGCAGCAAAACTATTGAAATCAGATTGAATGACCAAAAACGCCAACAGTTACGAGTGGGCGACCCGATTGTATTTGAAGATTTGACGACACAACAGCGATTAAGCAAACAGGTTGCTAAACTTGAAAAATTCGTCAGTTTCGTGCAGTTGTATGATCATTATCAAGGAATCGTCGTAGGCAGCGCCCCAACTGATTCGGTGGCTAAGATGGTTAGTGATACTTACCGGATTTATTCGAAACAGCAGGAAGCCGAACATGGTGTTTTAGCGATCCACTTGGAATGA
- the rpoE gene encoding DNA-directed RNA polymerase subunit delta yields MKLKAFANADKSELSMIEVAHEILEEKGDTMAFVDLANEIQTYLGKSDEEIRERLPQFYTDLNVDGSFISLGDNVWGLRAWYPYDSVDEEVNHPEDEEEVPRRKKRKKVNAFLADVADDDDVIDYNDDDPEDEDLDADNDDDDFDDDDHTGFHDKIGKAAATDDDSDDDDSDDDDSDSDKH; encoded by the coding sequence TTGAAACTCAAAGCATTTGCCAATGCCGATAAATCAGAATTATCAATGATCGAAGTAGCCCATGAGATCCTCGAAGAAAAAGGGGACACCATGGCGTTCGTTGATCTGGCCAACGAGATCCAGACTTATCTCGGTAAGAGTGACGAAGAAATTCGTGAACGCTTGCCGCAATTCTACACGGATCTGAACGTGGATGGCAGTTTCATTTCTTTAGGCGATAACGTTTGGGGCCTGCGCGCTTGGTATCCATACGATTCCGTCGATGAAGAAGTTAACCATCCGGAAGATGAAGAAGAAGTACCACGTCGCAAGAAGCGCAAGAAGGTTAATGCCTTCTTGGCTGACGTAGCCGATGACGATGATGTCATTGATTACAACGACGATGATCCCGAAGATGAAGATCTCGACGCCGATAACGATGACGATGATTTTGACGACGATGATCATACCGGCTTTCATGATAAGATCGGCAAAGCTGCCGCAACTGATGATGACAGCGACGACGATGATAGTGATGATGACGACAGTGACAGCGATAAGCACTAG